Proteins from a genomic interval of Streptomyces sp. NBC_01445:
- a CDS encoding transglutaminase TgpA family protein: protein MSGGARLTLCATAATFMAACALLPLVDDAIWIVQAAFLLVVQAGVGALTRRVPLARPLTVAVQALVTLLLLTLLFANAQAIGGVLPGPEAFRHFGELLQAGGDDVGRFAIPAPLSDGIRLMLVGGVLVIGLAVDALAVTFRSAAPAGLPLLALYSVAAGLSQASIDWLWFLLAAGGYLLLLLAEGRDRLSQWGRVFGGTARSPGRAGGAVESTADAVAPIRTGRRIGALALGIALVVPLALPALDGGLLGPSGTGTGVGSGGGGTISAVNPLVSLQNSLNQPEDREVMSYRTNSKNTQDLYLRIVSLDEFDGTTWRPAKRSIIDVPSPFPSPRGLGADVRRTEIRTNIAAAGWYAQDWLPLPYPATKVDISGRWRYEPVGRTLVGDHNQTTRGKKYGVESLIVQPTAEQLANAPAAPSELRREFTKVPSSLPAIVEKTALRVTEGAANDYQRAVKLQNYFAVSGGFTYNTEVRAGSGSSAIARFLKDKEGFCVHFSFSMAAMARTLGIPARVAVGFTPGSPQADGRMSVGLRDAHAWPELYFEGVGWTRFEPTPNRGTAPEYTRDDTPAGSPSNPAAPSEAASSEPSAGQPSASDNCPAAERKLGGCSNAAPAVIGSSGGDGPPFGTIALIALGVLLVVLVPLLPMLWRQRVRAMRLGVPGRTDGDAAARALAAWLEVTDTAWDHGIAPDESQTPRKAAARIVRVGQLDQVAADSVHRVAAAVEQVLYAPRPQPTAGLGDDVRRLAQGLHVKSSRSARLRATLAPRSTVRVAWSLSRRWAALGSRWTALKSTLLRRPRRPSGQES, encoded by the coding sequence ATGAGTGGAGGCGCTCGGCTGACGCTGTGTGCGACGGCGGCCACGTTCATGGCGGCGTGTGCCCTGCTGCCGCTCGTCGACGACGCGATCTGGATCGTCCAGGCCGCGTTCCTGCTGGTCGTCCAGGCCGGGGTGGGGGCACTGACCCGGCGCGTGCCACTCGCGCGGCCGCTCACGGTGGCCGTGCAGGCGCTCGTGACGCTGCTGCTGCTGACTCTGCTGTTCGCGAACGCCCAGGCCATCGGCGGGGTGTTGCCGGGGCCGGAGGCGTTCCGTCACTTCGGGGAGCTGCTCCAGGCGGGCGGCGACGACGTGGGGCGGTTCGCGATCCCCGCGCCGCTGTCCGACGGGATCCGGCTGATGCTCGTGGGCGGCGTCCTGGTGATCGGCCTCGCGGTGGACGCGCTCGCGGTGACGTTCCGCAGCGCGGCGCCCGCCGGGCTGCCGCTGCTCGCCCTCTACTCGGTCGCCGCGGGCCTCTCCCAGGCCTCCATCGACTGGCTGTGGTTCCTGCTCGCCGCCGGCGGCTATCTGCTGCTCCTCCTCGCCGAGGGCCGGGACCGGCTCTCGCAGTGGGGGCGCGTCTTCGGCGGTACGGCCCGTTCACCGGGCCGCGCGGGCGGCGCGGTGGAGAGCACGGCCGACGCCGTGGCCCCGATTCGTACGGGCCGCCGCATCGGCGCGCTCGCGCTCGGCATCGCCCTGGTGGTGCCGCTCGCGCTGCCCGCGCTCGACGGCGGCCTGCTCGGCCCGTCGGGTACGGGGACGGGTGTGGGCTCCGGGGGCGGCGGCACCATCTCCGCCGTGAACCCCCTGGTCTCCCTTCAGAACAGCCTGAACCAGCCCGAGGACCGGGAGGTGATGTCGTACCGCACGAACTCGAAGAACACCCAGGACCTGTATCTGCGGATCGTCTCCCTCGACGAGTTCGACGGGACGACCTGGCGGCCCGCCAAGCGCAGCATCATCGACGTGCCCTCGCCGTTCCCGAGCCCGCGCGGCCTCGGCGCGGACGTCCGCAGGACGGAGATCCGCACGAACATCGCGGCGGCCGGCTGGTACGCCCAGGACTGGCTGCCGCTCCCCTACCCGGCGACGAAGGTCGACATCTCGGGACGCTGGCGGTACGAGCCGGTGGGCCGGACCCTCGTCGGCGATCACAACCAGACCACGCGCGGCAAGAAGTACGGCGTCGAGAGCCTGATCGTGCAGCCGACCGCCGAGCAGCTGGCGAACGCTCCCGCGGCGCCGAGCGAGCTGCGCCGGGAGTTCACCAAGGTGCCGTCCTCGCTGCCGGCGATCGTCGAGAAGACGGCGCTGCGCGTCACCGAGGGCGCGGCGAACGACTACCAGCGTGCCGTGAAGCTCCAGAACTACTTCGCCGTGAGCGGCGGCTTCACGTACAACACGGAGGTCCGGGCGGGCAGCGGATCCTCGGCCATCGCCCGTTTCCTGAAGGACAAGGAGGGCTTCTGCGTCCACTTCTCCTTCTCGATGGCCGCGATGGCCAGGACTCTGGGGATTCCGGCGCGGGTGGCGGTGGGCTTCACGCCGGGCTCTCCGCAGGCGGACGGCCGGATGTCGGTTGGCCTGCGGGACGCGCACGCGTGGCCCGAGCTGTACTTCGAGGGCGTGGGCTGGACCCGCTTCGAGCCGACGCCGAACCGCGGCACGGCGCCCGAGTACACGCGTGACGACACCCCGGCGGGCAGCCCGAGCAACCCGGCGGCGCCCAGCGAGGCCGCTTCGTCGGAGCCGTCGGCGGGGCAGCCCTCCGCGTCGGACAACTGCCCGGCGGCCGAGCGGAAGCTGGGCGGCTGCTCGAACGCCGCGCCCGCGGTGATCGGCTCGTCCGGCGGCGACGGCCCGCCCTTCGGCACGATCGCCCTCATCGCGCTCGGCGTACTGCTGGTGGTGCTCGTGCCGCTGCTCCCGATGCTGTGGCGGCAGCGGGTACGGGCGATGCGGCTCGGCGTCCCCGGCCGTACGGACGGGGACGCGGCGGCACGCGCCCTCGCGGCGTGGCTGGAAGTGACCGATACGGCGTGGGACCACGGCATCGCACCGGACGAGTCGCAGACGCCGCGGAAGGCGGCCGCGCGGATCGTCCGCGTCGGACAGCTCGACCAGGTGGCGGCGGACTCCGTGCATCGGGTGGCGGCCGCGGTGGAGCAGGTCCTCTACGCACCGAGGCCGCAGCCGACGGCGGGCCTCGGGGACGACGTGCGCCGCCTTGCGCAGGGCCTGCACGTCAAGTCGAGCCGCTCGGCCCGGCTGCGGGCGACGCTCGCACCGCGCTCAACCGTTCGAGTGGCGTGGAGTCTTTCGCGGCGCTGGGCGGCGCTGGGCTCCCGCTGGACGGCACTGAAGTCGACGCTCCTGCGGCGTCCGCGGCGACCTTCCGGCCAGGAGAGCTGA
- a CDS encoding AAA family ATPase has translation MTTYDDRASLTDLTTTVERVRRSVEGVIEGKPEVVRLSLTVLLAEGHLLIEDVPGVGKTMLAKALAKSIDCSVRRIQFTPDLLPSDITGVSIWDQQRRDFEFKPGAIFAQIVIGDEINRASPKTQSALLESMEERQVTIDGQTYELPSPFMVVATQNPVEMEGTYPLPEAQRDRFMARVSIGYPSPEAELQMLDIHGGASPLDDLQPVAHAHDIVKLVDAVRSVHVADSVRRYAVDLVAATRSHPDLRLGASPRATLHLLRAAKASAALSGREYALPDDVQALAVQVLAHRLLPTAQAQLNRRTSEQVVLEILQHTAVPAASGHGSPMYGQQPPGARRL, from the coding sequence GTGACGACCTATGACGATCGAGCGAGCCTCACTGATCTGACCACCACTGTGGAGCGGGTCCGCAGGTCGGTGGAGGGTGTGATCGAGGGCAAGCCGGAGGTCGTACGGCTTTCGCTGACGGTGCTCCTGGCCGAGGGGCACCTGCTCATCGAGGATGTACCGGGCGTCGGCAAGACCATGCTGGCGAAGGCGCTCGCCAAGTCCATCGACTGCTCGGTGCGTCGCATCCAGTTCACGCCCGACCTGCTGCCGTCGGACATCACCGGTGTGTCCATCTGGGACCAGCAGCGCAGGGACTTCGAGTTCAAGCCCGGCGCGATCTTCGCGCAGATCGTGATCGGCGACGAGATCAACCGCGCGTCCCCGAAGACGCAGTCGGCGCTCCTGGAGTCCATGGAGGAGCGCCAGGTCACCATCGACGGGCAGACGTACGAGCTGCCCAGCCCCTTCATGGTGGTGGCCACGCAGAACCCGGTCGAGATGGAGGGCACGTACCCGCTGCCCGAGGCGCAGCGCGACCGTTTCATGGCCCGGGTGTCGATCGGCTACCCGAGCCCGGAGGCCGAGCTGCAGATGCTCGACATCCACGGCGGGGCCTCCCCGCTGGACGACCTCCAGCCGGTGGCGCACGCGCACGACATCGTGAAGCTCGTCGACGCCGTCCGCTCGGTCCACGTGGCCGACTCGGTGCGGCGGTACGCGGTCGACCTGGTCGCTGCCACGCGCAGCCACCCCGACCTCAGACTCGGCGCCTCGCCGCGCGCCACGCTTCATCTGCTGCGGGCGGCGAAGGCATCCGCGGCGCTGAGCGGGCGTGAGTACGCACTGCCGGACGACGTGCAAGCGCTCGCCGTGCAGGTCCTCGCGCACCGCCTGCTGCCCACCGCCCAGGCCCAGTTGAACCGGCGCACGTCCGAACAGGTCGTCCTGGAGATCCTCCAGCACACGGCGGTCCCGGCCGCCTCGGGCCACGGATCCCCGATGTACGGCCAGCAGCCGCCCGGCGCCCGGAGGCTGTGA
- a CDS encoding DUF3040 domain-containing protein, which produces MPLSEHEQRMLEQMERALYAEDPKFATALEGSGLRTYTRRRVYQAVAGFLVGIALLMAGMVAQQIWISVVGFLVMLGCAVLAVTGWRKAPKPGEQPAAGAAPGAPPTARRQGKQRRSMMNRIEQRWQRRRDEQGGH; this is translated from the coding sequence GTGCCGCTCTCGGAGCACGAGCAGCGAATGCTCGAGCAGATGGAGCGAGCGCTGTACGCCGAAGATCCCAAGTTCGCGACAGCGCTTGAGGGAAGCGGGCTGCGTACGTACACCCGACGTCGGGTCTACCAGGCAGTCGCCGGCTTCCTGGTGGGTATCGCGCTCCTCATGGCCGGAATGGTCGCACAGCAGATCTGGATCAGCGTGGTGGGGTTCCTCGTCATGCTGGGCTGCGCGGTCCTTGCCGTGACCGGATGGCGCAAAGCGCCCAAGCCCGGTGAACAGCCGGCTGCCGGAGCAGCGCCAGGAGCGCCGCCAACCGCGCGGCGTCAGGGCAAGCAGCGCCGCTCGATGATGAACCGGATCGAGCAGCGCTGGCAGCGGCGCCGAGACGAACAGGGCGGCCACTGA
- a CDS encoding DUF58 domain-containing protein, translating into MADGGGFGGDDDKGGLRVALSGLTTRGRSFLAAGIAAAICAYVLGQADLLRVGLLLAVLPLVCAFVLYRTRYRVSSSRRLSPARVPAGSEARVHLRMDNVSRLPTGLLMLQDRVPYVLGPRPRFVLDRVEAGGRREVSYRVRSDLRGRYPLGPLQLRLTDPFGLCELSRSFSTYDTLTVIPRVESLPAVRLTGEAKGYGDGRNRSLALAGEDDVIPRGYRYGDDLRRVHWRSTARYGELMVRREEQPQRARCTVLLDTRRLAFQGAGPDSAFEWAVSGTASTLFHMLERGFSVRLLTDTGTSVPGEGSDGFAGASQESADAAGLMMDTLAVVDHSDGSGLSRAYDMLRGGNEGLLVAFFGDLDEEQTAVAAKMRQRSGGAVAFVLDSGAWTRGAPSERCEERLRMLREAGWSALAVPPGTSLTELWRDADRHRAATGAESGPAVAGWGS; encoded by the coding sequence ATGGCCGACGGGGGAGGCTTCGGGGGTGACGACGACAAGGGCGGCCTCCGGGTCGCGCTCTCGGGGCTGACCACCAGGGGCCGTTCGTTCCTGGCCGCCGGAATCGCAGCGGCGATCTGTGCGTACGTCCTGGGGCAGGCCGATCTGCTCCGGGTCGGGCTGCTGCTCGCCGTGCTGCCGCTGGTCTGCGCGTTCGTGCTCTACCGCACGCGCTACCGCGTCTCGAGCAGCCGACGCCTGTCCCCCGCGCGCGTGCCCGCGGGCAGCGAGGCCCGCGTCCATCTCCGGATGGACAACGTCTCTCGGCTGCCCACCGGCCTGCTGATGCTCCAGGACCGGGTGCCGTACGTGCTCGGGCCGCGTCCCCGTTTCGTCCTGGACCGGGTGGAGGCGGGCGGCCGCCGCGAGGTGTCGTACCGCGTGCGCTCGGACCTGCGGGGCCGCTATCCGCTCGGCCCGCTCCAGCTGCGCCTGACGGACCCGTTCGGCCTGTGCGAACTGTCCCGCTCCTTCTCCACGTACGACACCCTCACGGTCATCCCGCGCGTGGAGTCGCTGCCCGCGGTGCGGCTGACCGGAGAGGCCAAGGGGTACGGCGACGGGCGGAACCGCTCGCTGGCCCTGGCCGGCGAGGACGACGTGATCCCGCGCGGTTACCGCTACGGAGACGACCTGCGCCGCGTGCACTGGCGCTCGACCGCGCGATACGGCGAGCTGATGGTGCGCCGCGAGGAGCAGCCGCAGCGGGCCCGCTGCACGGTGCTCCTCGACACCCGGCGCCTCGCCTTCCAGGGCGCGGGCCCCGACTCGGCCTTCGAGTGGGCGGTGTCCGGTACGGCGTCGACGCTGTTCCATATGCTCGAACGGGGCTTCTCCGTACGCCTGTTGACCGATACGGGCACTTCGGTGCCGGGCGAGGGGTCCGACGGGTTCGCGGGCGCCAGCCAGGAGTCGGCGGACGCGGCCGGACTGATGATGGACACGCTCGCCGTCGTCGACCACTCGGACGGCTCGGGGCTCTCGCGCGCCTACGACATGCTGCGCGGGGGGAACGAGGGGCTGCTGGTGGCCTTCTTCGGCGATCTCGACGAGGAACAGACGGCGGTCGCCGCCAAGATGCGGCAGCGCAGCGGCGGCGCCGTCGCCTTCGTCCTGGACAGCGGGGCCTGGACGCGCGGCGCCCCTTCGGAGCGCTGCGAGGAGCGGCTGCGGATGCTGCGCGAGGCGGGCTGGTCCGCCCTCGCGGTCCCGCCCGGCACGTCCTTGACCGAGCTGTGGCGCGACGCCGACCGGCACCGGGCGGCCACGGGCGCGGAGAGCGGACCGGCGGTGGCGGGGTGGGGTTCTTGA